The nucleotide sequence ATTTTTCCATGACCGCCAAAGAGGCCTCTTTGCTGCCGTCAAAGGTGTCCACAACCAGGGTCTCTTCATGTATTTCCACGCCGCCACGCTTGCGCCGGCCCTTTTTCATGATGACCCTGTGAAAAACTCCCCGCAGCATGAGCCGCAGCAGAGGGTCGTTCTGTTCCCGGTTTGCCTGGAGTTGGGTAAGATGCTTCAGCACCCAATTGCGCTTGGCCGCAACACCCGAGGTAATCTGTACAGTAGAGAGCTCCCCTGGAGCTGAAACAGTTACCTTACCTGCCTGGGAAATGCGTATATTTATCCGTTTTTGTCCAGGACGCCGAATAAGTTCATATTCAAATCCCGGTCCACGTACCAAAGCCACAGTTTTCTATACCACGGAAGAGGGGCTCTGTCCATCTGCAGGCTTTTTACCGCTGTCAGGTTCTCTATCCGGAAAAATAACGGTAAAGCGTGTTCCATTACGTGTTTCCAGAGACAGTTTTCCGTCGAGCTGCTGGGTCAATGCCTGGATCAGGGTTATTCCCAGGGATCCGTTGGGATTCTCAAGAAGCGCGGGGTCTGTTCCTGTTCCGTTGTCTGCTACAGACAGAATCATGCGGGACTTTTCCTTCCGGACCTCCACAATGATGATGCCCTCTGAAGGGTTGAGGAACGCGTGCTTTAAAGCATTTGTAAGCAGCTCGGTAAGGATCAGGCCGCAGAGTACCGACTGGTCTACACTCATGGGGAATTCGTCAACGTGAATCTTTATTTCAGGCCGGCCGCCATTCGAGGTATACAATTGGAGAACCGAACTTGAGAGCTGCCGGATATACTCAGCCATATCAATGTTATGCAGGGTTTTTCCAGCGTAAACGGACTCATGGACCAGGGCCATGGCCCTGATGCGTACAACGCTGTCCCGAAGAATGTGCTGCTGCTCCTGGGAGAGTTCCGAGGACTGAAGGTTCAAAAGAGATGAGATGATCTGCAGATTGTTCTTTACCCGGTGATGGACTTCTTTTAATAGAACCTCTTTTTCCTGTAATGACGATTCAAGCTGCAGTCTGGAGTCCTTCAGGTGGATCAGCATGCTCCTGAAGTTGCTTAGAAGCACCCGGGCTTCCGAGTGGTTCTTTTTATAGCTCGGCATAGTGGTTTCTATCTTATCCGGATTTTTCGCAATCATGGAAAAGCGATAAAGAAGAAAACTGTAAGCCCGGTAATAGGGCCGGAACAGAAAAATCAGGATCGTCGTAAAAATGAGCAGAACGCCGATTATCCCCAGGGCCCCGCCGCGGAACTGACGATCCATAATAAAGTTGATATCGTTAATGTAAAGTCCGGTCCCTATGTAGCAGCCAAGGGAATCGATCCCGACCACGTAGGAGATCTTTTTTTCCGGTATCCTGCGGTCCGGGGTAGGGTAGTAGTACTCGACGTAGCCCCCTCCCTGTTTAGCGGTTTTTATAAGTTCCTGTATAAGATACTTTCCGTTAACATCCTGCATGTTCCACTGGTCCGTTCCTTCCAGCTCAGGTTCAAAGGGCTGGACCAGCATTGTGCCGTCGTAGGCGCTCATGAAAATGTAGTTTTTGGTGGCGGGGTCGTCGTATACCAGGGAGCGGAGGGTCAATCTGATCTGGAAGATAGCCTGATTCTTTTTCAGGCCCCCCTCTTCGTAGCGCGAGATAATTGGCTTTACCGCATTGACACCCAGGGCAACAAGGCGCTTTATTTCCTGTTTACGCATGTCAAGCATGCTTTCCCTCAGATTAAGCGCGAAAGTAACATTGAGGACTATAATGACAGCGATTGCAGCGACCAGCGAGGCTGCAAGACGAAATGTACTGCGGGAGGTGATCTTCACCTTATCATGAGGAGGCTCGGATTTCTCGAATGCCGACATATACAGTTAAATATAAGATAATAAAGTTAATCATACAAGCTAAGTAAGAATCCCCCGGTTCCAGATAGCGACGTTCTCTTTGATGGAAGTCAGATCCCCCCGGGTGAATTCCCCCCATTCCATGGGGAAAAAGGTATTGTTGTGAAACAGAGGTTCTTCTGTCAGAGGATAGCGGCTTTTCGCGACACATTTTTCCCATAGGGGACTCCCGGGGACCGGGGAGAATTCGGCAATATGGATCCGTACCTTCCCCTCGCGGGCTTCGTGCACTGAATCCTGTACCTCATCACTTCTCTGTTCCGGCAGCCCGGCCAGGATATACACTGCGATCTGCCTGGATGCAAACCCTGCCCGCCGCAGTGTCTCCACGGTTTCGCTAAAGCTCTCTTCCCGGTACTTGGGCCCGTGGGCAGCATGAAAATTCCGGGAAGAACTTTCGTAGCCAAGGCGCACCTCCATGAAGCCTGCGCGTTTCATGAGGCCTGCGATCGTAGGGCTTATCTTGCTTACATGCACTGCGTTGGGTGTATAGAACGACGGGCTCATGTCCGAATCCAGTATTTTCTCAAGAAAGGGAACAAGCATGGACTCGCTGTTAACAAGAAGAGCGTCGTCGTAAAAAGCAAAATTCCGCAGGCCCGCTCTGTAGAGCCGTTCAAACTGGTCAAACTCTTTCTCCGGGTCTCCCTGTATAAAGCCCGGGTGGAGGGCTCCGGATGCACAGTAGTCGCAGCTGAAAGGACAGCCTTCGTTCAGTCTCAGCACCCCGGCATCGCCCCAAAGCGCTCTATTCTCCGGAGGATCAGGGAGCGGACCCTCAATTCTGACCGTCGGCAGGCCTGTCCCGGCAAGCAGCTTATCCAGGCTTTCGCCATCAAGGCTGCCGGGGACCCTGTCGGCACCGGTATGATCACGGCAGTGCCGCGGCATCAGTGAGGCATACACCCCGCCGGCAATAAGCGGAACATCGGGGAAAAGGGTTTTTACCATCATCCCTGCTTCCTCTGCTCCCTTGTACCAGTAGGTCATTCCGGTGCTGAGGAACACGATATCCGGACGGGCCTTCTGTATCTGCGTTTTCATAACCTCAGGCAGAACTCCGTATCGGGCGAAATGCCGCTGAAAATCCCCGGGCAGACGCTTTTGCAGTTCCCGGGGTATCGGGAGGGGGCTGCGGAAGAACTTTCCCGTGCCATTGCTTTTACGTTTCGGGGAGCCGAGAGTCTCAGCGGTGACTGCGTCGCGGTAATCCAGGGCGTTCAGGTAATGGACTTCGTATCCCCCCTGCTGCAGTGCCCCGGCGATTCTGAAAAGCCCGTAAGGCTTGAGAAACAGATCGTACAGGGCAAAATCGCAGACCGGCGGATGTATCAGCAAAGCACGGGGTTTTTCGTTCATTGTCTTGCATGCTCACCCTATCACAGCTGTTTATGGCTGTCATTATCTGCCGGGACTGAGAAAATACAGCGATGTAGGACTTGAGCGTGAGATAGTACAGAAACGTAGAGGATACAATCATAGGAAAAGGTGTCTAAATCATGATTATATAAGTAGATACAGATTAATCATGCTGTGTTGGCATGAACTTTGCATTTTTTCTGCAGGAGGCTTGCTTTGTGTATGACTGGATTATTAGCTATTCTGCGGAGGCAGACAGGAACAATCGATGAGGTTGCGGGAGCGGATGTAAAGTGCGCCGATTGCCGGAATATTGAACCGGGAGAAATTATCGCGTTCTTTCACCGATTATCCGGCGGAAGACTGGACTTGACATTCGAACTCCCGGGAATAAATCCCGTCGCACAGGCAGTTAACGGGCATGTTTCTTCCCTGGAAAGCTTTTTCTCTTCCCTTATGGAGAATCTTGTCCAGGTAAGCGGTTCAGGAAAATATCTGGAAGAACGGGTGGGAAGTCTGTCTCGCCAGGCAGATACTCAGACTGTCTCTGTACGGGAAATTACCCTGGAGACGAACAGGTTAAATGGAGAGATCCATTCTCTTGCGGAACGGGTTTCCGGGTTTGCGGGTCTGACACACGATTCCTTTAACGCGGCATCCGAGGGCTATTCCCTGAACGGGGAGTTTCAGATGCGTCTGGAAAATCTGAAAGCCGGCATGGTTCGGACTGTCGGAGCTATGAACAAACTGACCGGTCTGCTGGACTCTGTTCTGTCTCTCACGGAAATTATCGATGAATCTGCGGAGGCACTTCACCTGATATCCATAAATACCGCCATAGAGGCAGCCAGGGCCGGCGACAGGGGCTTCGGGGTGATCGCAACAGAACTGCGGGCTCTGGCCCGTCGTGCAGGAGAAACGGTCCGCGAGGTGGACCGCATTGTAAATTCCGTTCATGAAGAGATAAAGGCTGTTGACGAGGCAATTGAGGATTCCGCTTCCGTCATGGATGTTCTGATCAGCGACTCCGAAAGGGTTGGAGAGGCTTTCTCCGGAATAAACGAATTTGCACGGAAAGTAGAGGAGGAGGGATCTTCTATTTCAAATGAAATACTGAAGCAACGGGAAGGGCTGGGATCGGTGGCTACGCGGGTGCAGGCAATATCCCGGGCCAGTGAAGAGATTCAGGGAGAGGCGGAGAATACCGGAGCTGTGGCAACTCAGCTGAAAAGTATCGTCGGGACTATTCTTGAGAAAACCGGGAGTCTTCGACTAAGGCGGCATAAGCGGGCAGTGGAGCTGCTGCAGGAGTGTTTGAAAGGTGTTTCCCGGCTTCCCGGAACAGACCGGGAACACCTGGACCGGTATCTGGAAGAGTGGATATGCAAGCATGATCAGGTCGAGCTGGTTTATGCCATGGACAGCCGGGGGAGACAGGTGAGCTCGAATATTGTAAGCGGTAAGCATAAAGGCTCTGTGCGGGAACAGGGTTTCGGCGAAGACCGCTCGCGGAAAGAGTATTTCTCGTCCCTTCAAAACAGCAATAAGGTCTATGTTTCGGATATCTATCTCTCTGATGCCAGTAGCAGGCTCTGCATTACCGTGTCCGGATCGACAATTGACCTGGAGGGTGACAGGCTTTGTATCGCCCTGGACCTTAACCTCGAAGGTCTGGTACGGGTTTGATTTTTCCGGAGGATTCAGCCCCGCCGGAAGTGCTGTGAATCGATATTGTGCTTTTTAACCCGGAGGCCCATTATCCGTTCTGAGATCCCCAGGTGCCTGGCGGCTTTAGCCATGTTGCCCCGGCTGGATTTAAGGGCGTCCAGCAGCAGTTCCCGCTCCAGCTTGTCCATGGCCTCCGGCAGGGTAGAGCTCAGGTTCGTGCTGGTCGATTCTGCAGACTGAAGGCTTGGCGGCAGATGATGTCCATGAATCACATCTTCCGTGGCCAGCAGAACCGCCCGCTCAATGCAGTTCTCCAGTTCCCTCACGTTGCCCGGCCAATGGTAGCTCATCAGCAGTTCTATGGCAGAAGTAGAAATACGTTTGATCAGTTTGTGGTTCTTGTCGCTGTATTTCTCAATGAAGTAGTCTGCCAGCAGGGTGATATCGGACTGTCGGTCCCGCAAGGGGGGTATGTGGATGGGGAAAACATTGAGCCGGTAATAGAGGTCTTCCCGGAATATCCCCTGTCCCATGAGCTCTTCAAGGTTCCGGTTGGTAGCGGCGACAATCCTGACGTTGCAGTGAATGGTCGCGTTACCGCCAACCCGCTCGAATTCCCGCTCCTGCAATACCCTCAGCAGCTTGACTTGGGTTGTAGGCGAGAGGTCTCCGATTTCGTCAAGAAAGATCGTCCCCCCATCGGCCTGCTCAAAACGGCCTTTCCTGGTTTGAATGGCCCCGGTAAAGGCGCCTTTTTCATGACCAAAGAGTTCGCTTTCGATTACTGTCTCCGGAAGAGCGGCGCAGTTTACCTTGATAAAGGGTTTCTCCGCCCGCAGGCTGTTGTAGTGGATTGCGTGGGCAACCAGCTCTTTCCCGGTACCGCTTTCGCCGCGGATCAGCACTGTGGCCTCGCTTTTGGATACCTGGGCAATGAGGTCGAAGACCTCCTGCATGGCCCGGGAGTTCCCGATGATGTTGGCAGGACGAAAGCGTTCCTCCAGTTCCTGCTGAAGACGGATGTTTTCCGCCATCAGCCGTTGCCGCTCCTCCTGGATTGAGCGACGCAGCTTGACCGCCTGGGCAATCATGGATGCAATGATCGACAGGAGCCGCAGGTCCTCTTCAAGACTGATGTTGATTGCGAAGAGTCGGTCAACGCTCAGGGTTCCGATGGTTTCGTTCCCTATCTTGATGGGCACGATTATAAACGAGACATCCTTTTTCTGCAGTTCGTTGCGCGCCCCGGTCTTGTTGAGAAACTGGGTGTCGTTGTTGATGTTGGGGATAATCATAGGTTCCCCCTTTTCAACAACTTTACCGGTAATTCCTTCTCCTATTTTATATTTCCCCCGTTCCTGCTGCTTTATCGAAAGCCCGTAGGAGGCCTCTATGCCTATTTCCCCGGTCTGCCGATTCAACAGGGTGATTGTCCCCCGGAGCATCCCCATATTTTCTGCCATGGAGCGGAGTACAGGATTGATTATCTCCTTGAGATCGATGCTTCCGTCCAGAATGCGGCTGATTTCAAAGAGAAGTTGAAGTTCCTTTATTTTTCTGCGATAATGCTGCCTGTCTTCATCCATCAGCGGCGGCTCCTTTGTAGTGCGGGATACAATGATGTCTGCACTCTTCGTAAAAAATACTATTTTGTAGGATTTGTCGCAAGCGGCCGGGATGGCATATTTTATGCAGTTATCTATTGACAAAAAAAAGGCCTTTTGTTAGGTTGTTTCAACCTATCTGGTATGCCCTTGTAGCTCAGTCGGTAGAGCACATCCATGGTAAGGATGGGGTCATCGGTTCAAGTCCGATCGAGGGCTGTAATTCTTGACTAAGTCGCGCATTAGGGCGTACTCTTTCCAATGCAAGGCAAGGAGACTATAGAGAATGGCAAAGGCAAAGAAGGGCGCAGTTGAGCTGGTGGCGCTGAAGTGCAGCGAGTGTAACCGCAGGAATTATACAACCAGCAAGAATCGACGCAACATTCAAGGCAAGCTGGAATTCAAGAAGTACTGCCGCTTCGACCGTAAGCATACGCTGCATGTCGAAACAAAG is from Marispirochaeta sp. and encodes:
- the nifA gene encoding nif-specific transcriptional activator NifA; the encoded protein is MDEDRQHYRRKIKELQLLFEISRILDGSIDLKEIINPVLRSMAENMGMLRGTITLLNRQTGEIGIEASYGLSIKQQERGKYKIGEGITGKVVEKGEPMIIPNINNDTQFLNKTGARNELQKKDVSFIIVPIKIGNETIGTLSVDRLFAINISLEEDLRLLSIIASMIAQAVKLRRSIQEERQRLMAENIRLQQELEERFRPANIIGNSRAMQEVFDLIAQVSKSEATVLIRGESGTGKELVAHAIHYNSLRAEKPFIKVNCAALPETVIESELFGHEKGAFTGAIQTRKGRFEQADGGTIFLDEIGDLSPTTQVKLLRVLQEREFERVGGNATIHCNVRIVAATNRNLEELMGQGIFREDLYYRLNVFPIHIPPLRDRQSDITLLADYFIEKYSDKNHKLIKRISTSAIELLMSYHWPGNVRELENCIERAVLLATEDVIHGHHLPPSLQSAESTSTNLSSTLPEAMDKLERELLLDALKSSRGNMAKAARHLGISERIMGLRVKKHNIDSQHFRRG
- the rpmG gene encoding 50S ribosomal protein L33, producing the protein MAKAKKGAVELVALKCSECNRRNYTTSKNRRNIQGKLEFKKYCRFDRKHTLHVETKVK
- a CDS encoding B12-binding domain-containing radical SAM protein, whose protein sequence is MNEKPRALLIHPPVCDFALYDLFLKPYGLFRIAGALQQGGYEVHYLNALDYRDAVTAETLGSPKRKSNGTGKFFRSPLPIPRELQKRLPGDFQRHFARYGVLPEVMKTQIQKARPDIVFLSTGMTYWYKGAEEAGMMVKTLFPDVPLIAGGVYASLMPRHCRDHTGADRVPGSLDGESLDKLLAGTGLPTVRIEGPLPDPPENRALWGDAGVLRLNEGCPFSCDYCASGALHPGFIQGDPEKEFDQFERLYRAGLRNFAFYDDALLVNSESMLVPFLEKILDSDMSPSFYTPNAVHVSKISPTIAGLMKRAGFMEVRLGYESSSRNFHAAHGPKYREESFSETVETLRRAGFASRQIAVYILAGLPEQRSDEVQDSVHEAREGKVRIHIAEFSPVPGSPLWEKCVAKSRYPLTEEPLFHNNTFFPMEWGEFTRGDLTSIKENVAIWNRGILT
- a CDS encoding methyl-accepting chemotaxis protein codes for the protein MTGLLAILRRQTGTIDEVAGADVKCADCRNIEPGEIIAFFHRLSGGRLDLTFELPGINPVAQAVNGHVSSLESFFSSLMENLVQVSGSGKYLEERVGSLSRQADTQTVSVREITLETNRLNGEIHSLAERVSGFAGLTHDSFNAASEGYSLNGEFQMRLENLKAGMVRTVGAMNKLTGLLDSVLSLTEIIDESAEALHLISINTAIEAARAGDRGFGVIATELRALARRAGETVREVDRIVNSVHEEIKAVDEAIEDSASVMDVLISDSERVGEAFSGINEFARKVEEEGSSISNEILKQREGLGSVATRVQAISRASEEIQGEAENTGAVATQLKSIVGTILEKTGSLRLRRHKRAVELLQECLKGVSRLPGTDREHLDRYLEEWICKHDQVELVYAMDSRGRQVSSNIVSGKHKGSVREQGFGEDRSRKEYFSSLQNSNKVYVSDIYLSDASSRLCITVSGSTIDLEGDRLCIALDLNLEGLVRV
- a CDS encoding SprT family zinc-dependent metalloprotease, which translates into the protein MALVRGPGFEYELIRRPGQKRINIRISQAGKVTVSAPGELSTVQITSGVAAKRNWVLKHLTQLQANREQNDPLLRLMLRGVFHRVIMKKGRRKRGGVEIHEETLVVDTFDGSKEASLAVMEKWLMKLAKEELEKRAMSISAITGISFKRIFFRNQRTRWGSSSGLGNISLNWRIIMIPPAVRDYLIVHELCHQRHLNHSPAYWRLVKHYFPEYKKAEAWLKANRGIMGLFRE
- a CDS encoding cache domain-containing protein, which gives rise to MKITSRSTFRLAASLVAAIAVIIVLNVTFALNLRESMLDMRKQEIKRLVALGVNAVKPIISRYEEGGLKKNQAIFQIRLTLRSLVYDDPATKNYIFMSAYDGTMLVQPFEPELEGTDQWNMQDVNGKYLIQELIKTAKQGGGYVEYYYPTPDRRIPEKKISYVVGIDSLGCYIGTGLYINDINFIMDRQFRGGALGIIGVLLIFTTILIFLFRPYYRAYSFLLYRFSMIAKNPDKIETTMPSYKKNHSEARVLLSNFRSMLIHLKDSRLQLESSLQEKEVLLKEVHHRVKNNLQIISSLLNLQSSELSQEQQHILRDSVVRIRAMALVHESVYAGKTLHNIDMAEYIRQLSSSVLQLYTSNGGRPEIKIHVDEFPMSVDQSVLCGLILTELLTNALKHAFLNPSEGIIIVEVRKEKSRMILSVADNGTGTDPALLENPNGSLGITLIQALTQQLDGKLSLETRNGTRFTVIFPDREPDSGKKPADGQSPSSVV